In Rana temporaria chromosome 3, aRanTem1.1, whole genome shotgun sequence, a single window of DNA contains:
- the LOC120930355 gene encoding E3 SUMO-protein ligase KIAA1586-like, protein MSKRKSSITDFFTKASSKKSHADSASCSTQAEPLLQQAVSAAETTPVSESVVDFITDVAEDTAADVGDIIILPECWDQNQWLEKKKNFPWLFVENGLLGCKVCREVKHLGVSVSQGVCISKEWSTGTITPYGKTKKDMLTSLRKKIHIHRISEAHVKAGNIQAVSRKEILQSNITEQQKHKFVSTTKVFRTAYFCAKKNRPFTDFPDLISLQVTNGADLGCILHSEYTAAQIIDCIASEMRKKLCKAIVEQASKISVYIDESTTVSTHSVLIVYIRASVNGKDPVTFFLDLLDLPKADAQSIEATLLASLSKFGFSNDFLAKNWIGACSDGASVMLGRKSGVLERLSQKYPELVKWHCLCHRLELSISDTIDSIPGLHHLTSFFEKLYAVYHKSPKNLAELSECAKELEVQILKIGKVFSVRWVASSQRAIRAVWESYPALHSHFLKASLSSAHNSQQKSLFSGLNKVLTSEDYLLNLAGVADAVQEIGLLSEALQRDDITLPRAYQLINRSIRAVEKMKDMPGKHLKEVMESLEKGNFKGVTMNRESSRGQVKINLPQFYQCLVDNLRSRLFALTASNRPAASSQSGEFESLVSEIDILNSQRWPINVDSPWFEGEVKLEQLCKRFRLSYQSICEGFRDYIDNGGEEIPEKLKPVVTAVNSLPVTSGDCERGFSTMNLVMSPIRSGLGIERMSSLMFISLIGPPVHLWDPLPYVTKWLTTHRSADDTRSRKVDNLARQGQRYSSLWGIF, encoded by the coding sequence ATGAGCAAACGAAAAAGCAGCATTACAGATTTCTTCACAAAGGCATCCAGTAAGAAATCTCATGCTGATTCTGCAAGTTGCTCAACTCAGGCTGAGCCTTTGCTTCAGCAGGCGGTGTCCGCTGCAGAAACTACACCAGTCAGTGAATCGGTTGTTGACTTTATTACCGATGTGGCTGAAGATACTGCTGCCGATGTCGGTGATATCATTATTCTTCCAGAATGTTGGGACCAGAATCAgtggctagaaaaaaaaaaaaatttcccttggCTGTTTGTAGAAAATGGTCTTTTAGGGTGCAAAGTGTGTCGTGAGGTTAAACATCTTGGAGTGTCTGTTTCACAGGGTGTATGCATTTCAAAAGAATGGAGCACTGGTACAATTACTCCatatggcaaaacaaaaaaagatatgtTGACATCCCTGCGTAAAAAAATCCACATACATAGGATTTCAGAAGCACATGTAAAGGCAGGAAATATCCAAGCAGTATCCAGAAAGGAGATACTGCAATCCAATATTACAGAACAGCAGAAGCATAAGTTTGTGTCCACCACTAAAGTCTTTCGCACTGCCTATTTTTGTGCGAAAAAAAATCGCCCTTTCACAGACTTCCCAGATCTTATCAGCTTGCAAGTTACAAATGGAGCTGACTTAGGATGTATTCTCCATAGCGAGTACACAGCAGCACAAATAATAGATTGCATTGCTAGTGAAATGAGGAAAAAGCTTTGCAAAGCAATTGTTGAGCAGGCTTCAAAAATTTCTGTTTATATTGATGAGTCTACAACAGTTTCTACCCATTCAGTGTTAATCGTTTATATCCGTGCCTCTGTTAACGGAAAAGACCCAGTTACTTTCTTTCTCGATTTGCTTGATTTGCCTAAAGCAGATGCACAGTCTATTGAAGCCACTCTTCTAGCTTCTCTTTCTAAATTTGGATTCAGTAATGACTTTCTTGCCAAAAACTGGATTGGGGCTTGCAGTGATGGTGCAAGTGTAATGCTTGGAAGAAAGTCAGGTGTTCTGGAACGACTCAGTCAAAAATATCCAGAGCTTGTGAAATGGCACTGCTTGTGTCATAGGCTCGAATTGTCCATTTCTGATACAATTGATTCTATTCCTGGTCTTCATCATCTAACATCTTTTTTTGAGAAGTTGTATGCTGTGTATCATAAGTCACCAAAAAATCTGGCAGAGCTCTCCGAATGTGCAAAAGAGTTAGAAGTACAAATTCTTAAAATTGGAAAAGTTTTTTCAGTTAGATGGGTTGCTTCAAGCCAGAGAGCTATACGAGCAGTTTGGGAGTCATATCCTGCACTACATAGTCATTTCTTGAAAGCAAGCTTAAGCTCAGCTCATAACAGTCAACAGAAATCTCTATTTAGTGGCCTTAACAAGGTCCTTACATCAGAAGATTATTTGTTAAACCTTGCAGGGGTTGCGGATGCTGTTCAGGAAATAGGACTGCTATCTGAAGCTCTACAAAGAGATGACATCACACTTCCACGAGCCTATCAGCTGATAAATCGCTCAATTCGTGCAGTTGAGAAAATGAAAGACATGCCTGGCAAACATCTGAAAGAAGTCATGGAATCGCTGGAGAAAGGGAATTTCAAAGGTGTGACCATGAATCGAGAGAGTTCAAGAGGCCAAGTGAAGATAAATCTACCTCAATTTTACCAATGTTTGGTGGATAATTTGCGCTCCAGACTCTTTGCTTTAACTGCGAGCAACAGACCTGCAGCTTCATCACAGTCAGGTGAATTTGAAAGTCTTGTCTCTGAAATTGACATCCTGAATTCACAACGCTGGCCAATCAATGTGGACAGTCCGTGGTTTGAAGGTGAAGTGaagctggagcagctgtgcaaaaGATTCCGTCTCAGCTATCAGTCCATCTGTGAAGGTTTCAGAGACTACATTGACAATGGTGGTGAAGAGATTCCTGAAAAGCTGAAACCAGTGGTGACAGCAGTTAACAGTCTTCCAGTGACATCCGGTGATTGTGAAAGGGGCTTCAGCACAATGAATTTGGTGATGTCACCCATTAGGAGTGGGCTTGGCATTGAACGCATGTCTTCTCTTATGTTTATCAGTCTCATTGGCCCCCCTGTGCATTTATGGGATCCTTTACCATATGTCACAAAATGGCTGACCACACATCGCAGCGCAGATGATACTAGATCCCGTAAGGTTGATAATCTTGCACGACAAGGACAACGTTATTCCAGTTTGTGGGGTATTTTCTAA